A single Cucumis melo cultivar AY chromosome 4, USDA_Cmelo_AY_1.0, whole genome shotgun sequence DNA region contains:
- the LOC103486572 gene encoding polyadenylation and cleavage factor homolog 4 isoform X1: MEMESSRRPFDRTREPGLKKPRLADEADRGANINGRPFPQRPVVSGNNIVQQPRFRASDRDSGSSDSGRGGYQPQPPQHQELVSQYRTALAELTFNSKPIITNLTIIAGENLQAAKAISTTIYANILEVPSEQKLPSLYLLDSIVKNIGRDYIKYFAARLPEVFCKAYRQVDPSVHPSMRHLFGTWKGVFPLQTLQIIEKELGFVPTGSSSSVAINSKPDLQAQRPTPHSIHVNPKYIERQRLQQSGRVKGMPTDATGGSTNVSQDVAQAKISTGRPWADAPIKVLDIQRPLRDAPNDMAQEKNVTAGYSDYEYGSDLSRTSSVGRRVVDEGRDKPWPSAGSNLSEKLSGQRNGFNIKLGYENYSAPKSTNTGARLLPVQNFSSSSNNRVLSTNWKNSEEEEFMWGDMNSMLTGHGAPAINSSTGKDQWTPEDSDNSGIDNKHLSVRDTGASVDREASSDSQSSEQRELGDSGQQRSSTWQLQESISLDGLRAGVPRKNSGQSGGYGATLTALSGTNSSVDQMGGRPQITPSNIGASGHGFLNKGGSGPLGNVGHQRFPSRSVAFPSGQPPLHQRSPSQLLVDHVPHQIHDQKTTSFSNLDPRKRHMQDAALGLHPSVRPDNHQKPQTHDLRALASSIPGSQPRHQFSLSESLKPDVTQSELSSQLAVSIPGTDFGPSSSAGTVPDRLPAEILGNPSTSSLLAAVMKSGLFSNHSITSNMQQNLSFQDVGNMKPRSSIKPPLPNRSSPAHTFSEPKIQGESSVGPPSVESPSTMVKLSRTKVEEPSLPSDPLPPSSPMDSASTETSHVVNDASSPISNLLSSLVAKGLISASKGESTNSVTSQMPSQPENLKSGDAVTSSVPVPSIAVSSSCHSSTKLESPLKAAAKSSTSPPPSATTEINNLIGFEFSSHVIRKFHPSVISGLFDDIPYQCKICGLRLKCEEQLDTHSRWHTLRTEANNSSTAPRRWYPCSDDWISGNARFLLDAETSLDESDLMEEDNEPMVPADEDQFACVICGELFEDFYSQELGNWMYKGATYITIPSVGSEVGGTNEQVAKGPIVHTTCLTESSVYDVGLATDIKMEMDV; the protein is encoded by the exons ATGGAAATGGAGAGCTCGCGGAGACCTTTCGATCGAACTAGGGAACCGGGTTTGAAGAAGCCCCGACTCGCCGATGAGGCTGACCGCGGTGCCAATATTAATGGCCGGCCGTTTCCGCAGAGACCAGTTGTGTCCGGGAATAATATTGTGCAACAACCCAGATTTCGAGCAAGTGATAGGGATTCGGGAAGTAGTGATTCTGGTCGAGGGGGGTATCAGCCTCAGCCACCGCAGCATCAGGAGCTTGTGAGTCAGTACAGGACCGCCCTTGCTGAGCTGACTTTCAATTCCAAACCAATCATCACCAATTTGACCATAATCGCGGGTGAAAATCTTCAGGCTGCCAAGGCGATCTCTACCACCATTTACGCCAACATTCTCGAG GTTCCTAGCGAGCAGAAGCTACCGTCACTTTATCTACTGGACAGTATTGTAAAGAATATTGGAAGAGATTACATAAAATACTTTGCAGCAAGACTGCCGGAG GTATTCTGCAAAGCTTATAGGCAGGTTGACCCTTCTGTACATCCAAGTATGAGACATCTTTTTGGCACCTGGAAAGGAGTGTTTCCTCTTCAAACTCTGCAGATTATTGAGAAAGAACTTGGATTCGTGCCTACTGGTAGTTCTTCTTCTGTGGCCATAAACTCGAAGCCAGATTTGCAGGCACAACGTCCAACTCCCCACAGTATCCACGTAAATCCAAAGTATATAGAGCGACAACGGCTTCAGCAGTCAGGCAGG GTGAAAGGAATGCCTACTGATGCTACTGGCGGTTCAACAAATGTAAGTCAGGATGTTGCTCAAGCTAAAATTAGTACTGGACGTCCATGGGCGGATGCTCCTATTAAGGTGCTT GACATTCAGCGTCCCCTTAGAGATGCACCAAATGATATGGCACAAGAGAAGAACGTCACAGCTGGATACTCAGACTACGAATATGGTTCTGATCTTTCAAGGACATCAAGTGTCGGAAGAAGAGTCGTTGATGAAGGGCGAGACAAACCTTGGCCTTCAGCTGGAAGCAATTTGTCTGAGAAACTATCTGGGCAAAGAAATGGGTTCAATATCAAGCTTGGATATGAAAATTACTCTGCACCCAAGTCTACAAACACTGGTGCACGTTTACTGCCTGTGCAAAATTTTTCGAGCAGCAGCAACAACAGAGTATTGTCTACTAACTGGAAGAACTCTGAGGAAGAGGAGTTTATGTGGGGTGACATGAACTCTATGTTGACAGGTCATGGTGCACCTGCTATCAACAGTAGCACTGGAAAAGACCAATGGACTCCTGAGGATTCGGATAATTCG GGTATTGACAATAAGCATTTAAGCGTACGGGATACTGGGGCAAGTGTTGATAGAGAAGCTTCCAGTGATTCTCAGTCATCTGAGCAGAGAGAACTGGGGGATTCTGGACAGCAAAGGTCATCAACGTGGCAACTGCAGGAGTCAATATCTCTGGATGGGCTGAGAGCTGGGGTTCCTAGAAAGAATTCAGGTCAGTCAGGAGGTTATGGTGCTACTCTCACTGCACTGTCAGGTACAAACTCTTCTGTGGATCAAATGGGAGGTCGACCACAGATCACACCATCTAATATTGGGGCTTCAGGACATGGGTTTCTGAATAAAGGAGGTTCAGGGCCCCTTGGGAATGTAGGCCATCAAAGATTTCCATCACGAAGTGTTGCATTCCCATCTGGACAGCCACCCTTGCACCAACGCTCACCTTCACAATTGTTAGTGGATCATGTTCCTCATCAAATACATGACCAGAAAACAACTTCATTTTCTAATCTTGATCCACGTAAAAGGCATATGCAGGATGCTGCCCTTGGCCTGCATCCCAGCGTTCGACCAGATAATCATCAAAAGCCACAGACTCATGACCTACGAGCTTTAGCTTCATCCATACCCGGGTCTCAACCAAGGCACCAGTTCTCTTTATCTGAGTCACTAAAACCTGATGTCACGCAGTCAGAACTTTCTAGTCAGCTTGCAGTATCAATTCCAGGCACTGATTTTGGACCATCATCATCAGCTGGGACAGTTCCAGATCGATTACCTGCAGAAATTTTGGGAAACCCAAGCACAAGTAGTTTGTTGGCTGCTGTAATGAAGAGTGGACTTTTTTCCAACCATTCAATAACCAGTAACATGCAGCAGAATCTCAGCTTCCAAGATGTGGGAAATATGAAACCCCGTTCAAGCATTAAACCCCCTCTACCAAACCGGTCTTCTCCTGCCCATACATTCTCGGAGCCAAAGATTCAGGGAGAATCTTCAGTAGGTCCTCCATCAGTTGAAAGCCCATCAACTATGGTTAAGTTGTCTCGGACAAAGGTAGAAGAACCATCATTGCCGTCTGATCCACTTCCACCTTCATCTCCTATGGATAGTGCATCTACTGAAACTTCACATGTGGTAAATGATGCTTCTAGTCCAATTTCTAACCTTTTGAGCTCATTGGTTGCAAAGGGGCTTATATCTGCTTCAAAAGGAGAATCAACAAATAGCGTGACATCCCAAATGCCTTCACAGCCTGAAAATTTGAAGTCAGGTGATGCTGTGACTAGTTCTGTACCAGTTCCTTCCATTGCTGTTTCCTCTTCCTGTCACTCATCTACGAAACTCGAATCACCTTTAAAAGCTGCTGCTAAGAGCTCTACTAGTCCACCTCCGTCGGCCACAACTGAGATAAACAACCTCATAGGCTTTGAGTTTAGTTCACATGTTATTCGCAAATTTCATCCATCTGTGATCAGTGGACTCTTTGACGATATTCCATATCAATGTAAGATCTGTGGTCTTAGACTGAAATGTGAAGAACAGTTGGATACTCACTCACGGTGGCACACATTAAGAACTGAGGCAAACAATTCAAGTACAGCACCAAGAAGATGGTATCCATGTTCAGATGATTGGATTTCTGGAAATGCTAGATTTCTACTTGATGCTGAAACTTCTCTGGATGAATCTGATTTGATGGAAGAAGATAATGAGCCAATGGTTCCTGCTGATGAAGATCAATTTGCATGTGTTATATGTGGTGAACTTTTTGAAGATTTTTATAGTCAAGAGTTGGGTAATTGGATGTACAAAGGAGCAACGTATATCACCATCCCATCAGTGGGTAGCGAGGTTGGAGGTACAAATGAACAAGTTGCTAAAGGACCTATTGTACACACAACTTGTTTAACGGAAAGTTCAGTATATGACGTGGGACTGGCAACTGATATTAAGATG GAAATGGATGTATGA
- the LOC103486572 gene encoding polyadenylation and cleavage factor homolog 4 isoform X2, whose product MEMESSRRPFDRTREPGLKKPRLADEADRGANINGRPFPQRPVVSGNNIVQQPRFRASDRDSGSSDSGRGGYQPQPPQHQELVSQYRTALAELTFNSKPIITNLTIIAGENLQAAKAISTTIYANILEVPSEQKLPSLYLLDSIVKNIGRDYIKYFAARLPEVFCKAYRQVDPSVHPSMRHLFGTWKGVFPLQTLQIIEKELGFVPTGSSSSVAINSKPDLQAQRPTPHSIHVNPKYIERQRLQQSGRVKGMPTDATGGSTNVSQDVAQAKISTGRPWADAPIKDIQRPLRDAPNDMAQEKNVTAGYSDYEYGSDLSRTSSVGRRVVDEGRDKPWPSAGSNLSEKLSGQRNGFNIKLGYENYSAPKSTNTGARLLPVQNFSSSSNNRVLSTNWKNSEEEEFMWGDMNSMLTGHGAPAINSSTGKDQWTPEDSDNSGIDNKHLSVRDTGASVDREASSDSQSSEQRELGDSGQQRSSTWQLQESISLDGLRAGVPRKNSGQSGGYGATLTALSGTNSSVDQMGGRPQITPSNIGASGHGFLNKGGSGPLGNVGHQRFPSRSVAFPSGQPPLHQRSPSQLLVDHVPHQIHDQKTTSFSNLDPRKRHMQDAALGLHPSVRPDNHQKPQTHDLRALASSIPGSQPRHQFSLSESLKPDVTQSELSSQLAVSIPGTDFGPSSSAGTVPDRLPAEILGNPSTSSLLAAVMKSGLFSNHSITSNMQQNLSFQDVGNMKPRSSIKPPLPNRSSPAHTFSEPKIQGESSVGPPSVESPSTMVKLSRTKVEEPSLPSDPLPPSSPMDSASTETSHVVNDASSPISNLLSSLVAKGLISASKGESTNSVTSQMPSQPENLKSGDAVTSSVPVPSIAVSSSCHSSTKLESPLKAAAKSSTSPPPSATTEINNLIGFEFSSHVIRKFHPSVISGLFDDIPYQCKICGLRLKCEEQLDTHSRWHTLRTEANNSSTAPRRWYPCSDDWISGNARFLLDAETSLDESDLMEEDNEPMVPADEDQFACVICGELFEDFYSQELGNWMYKGATYITIPSVGSEVGGTNEQVAKGPIVHTTCLTESSVYDVGLATDIKMEMDV is encoded by the exons ATGGAAATGGAGAGCTCGCGGAGACCTTTCGATCGAACTAGGGAACCGGGTTTGAAGAAGCCCCGACTCGCCGATGAGGCTGACCGCGGTGCCAATATTAATGGCCGGCCGTTTCCGCAGAGACCAGTTGTGTCCGGGAATAATATTGTGCAACAACCCAGATTTCGAGCAAGTGATAGGGATTCGGGAAGTAGTGATTCTGGTCGAGGGGGGTATCAGCCTCAGCCACCGCAGCATCAGGAGCTTGTGAGTCAGTACAGGACCGCCCTTGCTGAGCTGACTTTCAATTCCAAACCAATCATCACCAATTTGACCATAATCGCGGGTGAAAATCTTCAGGCTGCCAAGGCGATCTCTACCACCATTTACGCCAACATTCTCGAG GTTCCTAGCGAGCAGAAGCTACCGTCACTTTATCTACTGGACAGTATTGTAAAGAATATTGGAAGAGATTACATAAAATACTTTGCAGCAAGACTGCCGGAG GTATTCTGCAAAGCTTATAGGCAGGTTGACCCTTCTGTACATCCAAGTATGAGACATCTTTTTGGCACCTGGAAAGGAGTGTTTCCTCTTCAAACTCTGCAGATTATTGAGAAAGAACTTGGATTCGTGCCTACTGGTAGTTCTTCTTCTGTGGCCATAAACTCGAAGCCAGATTTGCAGGCACAACGTCCAACTCCCCACAGTATCCACGTAAATCCAAAGTATATAGAGCGACAACGGCTTCAGCAGTCAGGCAGG GTGAAAGGAATGCCTACTGATGCTACTGGCGGTTCAACAAATGTAAGTCAGGATGTTGCTCAAGCTAAAATTAGTACTGGACGTCCATGGGCGGATGCTCCTATTAAG GACATTCAGCGTCCCCTTAGAGATGCACCAAATGATATGGCACAAGAGAAGAACGTCACAGCTGGATACTCAGACTACGAATATGGTTCTGATCTTTCAAGGACATCAAGTGTCGGAAGAAGAGTCGTTGATGAAGGGCGAGACAAACCTTGGCCTTCAGCTGGAAGCAATTTGTCTGAGAAACTATCTGGGCAAAGAAATGGGTTCAATATCAAGCTTGGATATGAAAATTACTCTGCACCCAAGTCTACAAACACTGGTGCACGTTTACTGCCTGTGCAAAATTTTTCGAGCAGCAGCAACAACAGAGTATTGTCTACTAACTGGAAGAACTCTGAGGAAGAGGAGTTTATGTGGGGTGACATGAACTCTATGTTGACAGGTCATGGTGCACCTGCTATCAACAGTAGCACTGGAAAAGACCAATGGACTCCTGAGGATTCGGATAATTCG GGTATTGACAATAAGCATTTAAGCGTACGGGATACTGGGGCAAGTGTTGATAGAGAAGCTTCCAGTGATTCTCAGTCATCTGAGCAGAGAGAACTGGGGGATTCTGGACAGCAAAGGTCATCAACGTGGCAACTGCAGGAGTCAATATCTCTGGATGGGCTGAGAGCTGGGGTTCCTAGAAAGAATTCAGGTCAGTCAGGAGGTTATGGTGCTACTCTCACTGCACTGTCAGGTACAAACTCTTCTGTGGATCAAATGGGAGGTCGACCACAGATCACACCATCTAATATTGGGGCTTCAGGACATGGGTTTCTGAATAAAGGAGGTTCAGGGCCCCTTGGGAATGTAGGCCATCAAAGATTTCCATCACGAAGTGTTGCATTCCCATCTGGACAGCCACCCTTGCACCAACGCTCACCTTCACAATTGTTAGTGGATCATGTTCCTCATCAAATACATGACCAGAAAACAACTTCATTTTCTAATCTTGATCCACGTAAAAGGCATATGCAGGATGCTGCCCTTGGCCTGCATCCCAGCGTTCGACCAGATAATCATCAAAAGCCACAGACTCATGACCTACGAGCTTTAGCTTCATCCATACCCGGGTCTCAACCAAGGCACCAGTTCTCTTTATCTGAGTCACTAAAACCTGATGTCACGCAGTCAGAACTTTCTAGTCAGCTTGCAGTATCAATTCCAGGCACTGATTTTGGACCATCATCATCAGCTGGGACAGTTCCAGATCGATTACCTGCAGAAATTTTGGGAAACCCAAGCACAAGTAGTTTGTTGGCTGCTGTAATGAAGAGTGGACTTTTTTCCAACCATTCAATAACCAGTAACATGCAGCAGAATCTCAGCTTCCAAGATGTGGGAAATATGAAACCCCGTTCAAGCATTAAACCCCCTCTACCAAACCGGTCTTCTCCTGCCCATACATTCTCGGAGCCAAAGATTCAGGGAGAATCTTCAGTAGGTCCTCCATCAGTTGAAAGCCCATCAACTATGGTTAAGTTGTCTCGGACAAAGGTAGAAGAACCATCATTGCCGTCTGATCCACTTCCACCTTCATCTCCTATGGATAGTGCATCTACTGAAACTTCACATGTGGTAAATGATGCTTCTAGTCCAATTTCTAACCTTTTGAGCTCATTGGTTGCAAAGGGGCTTATATCTGCTTCAAAAGGAGAATCAACAAATAGCGTGACATCCCAAATGCCTTCACAGCCTGAAAATTTGAAGTCAGGTGATGCTGTGACTAGTTCTGTACCAGTTCCTTCCATTGCTGTTTCCTCTTCCTGTCACTCATCTACGAAACTCGAATCACCTTTAAAAGCTGCTGCTAAGAGCTCTACTAGTCCACCTCCGTCGGCCACAACTGAGATAAACAACCTCATAGGCTTTGAGTTTAGTTCACATGTTATTCGCAAATTTCATCCATCTGTGATCAGTGGACTCTTTGACGATATTCCATATCAATGTAAGATCTGTGGTCTTAGACTGAAATGTGAAGAACAGTTGGATACTCACTCACGGTGGCACACATTAAGAACTGAGGCAAACAATTCAAGTACAGCACCAAGAAGATGGTATCCATGTTCAGATGATTGGATTTCTGGAAATGCTAGATTTCTACTTGATGCTGAAACTTCTCTGGATGAATCTGATTTGATGGAAGAAGATAATGAGCCAATGGTTCCTGCTGATGAAGATCAATTTGCATGTGTTATATGTGGTGAACTTTTTGAAGATTTTTATAGTCAAGAGTTGGGTAATTGGATGTACAAAGGAGCAACGTATATCACCATCCCATCAGTGGGTAGCGAGGTTGGAGGTACAAATGAACAAGTTGCTAAAGGACCTATTGTACACACAACTTGTTTAACGGAAAGTTCAGTATATGACGTGGGACTGGCAACTGATATTAAGATG GAAATGGATGTATGA